A genomic window from Nicotiana sylvestris chromosome 11, ASM39365v2, whole genome shotgun sequence includes:
- the LOC138881066 gene encoding uncharacterized protein encodes MSLVPPKGGGVPTCKEMYDHAILRLRRELSCHKKERDKELGELQASLEAALREKAALAAQVEQSSSWISQLEAEVSGLREQSETMTRELATSRGLLLDARREIATLAATKSEVERDAAAYKEDAAISRAMVRDISLVAEQKLSPELCVSPSTSLLQEVLPGSSSSSSYFAVVMAAVSTPDPRMKGSPSHAPPSVPGVYSRQDWVPRGRRRDYWPRNQGALAKGKVFRGAGRLALKDKADELGQLWGEVGKANREFTELQARVSSHSEAKERAQAATSVLEAQFQAARANDSARAKMIARLSFELSRAKIEVVNIRAEVVMNNNRAKQKMAAHSRSVAVAKAELKKALDHANNSRKYERCRSRRETLEQIHTRGVDLSEEIG; translated from the exons ATGTCTCTGGTGCCGCCAAAAGGTGGAGGAGTCCCTACA TGTAAagagatgtatgatcatgccaTCCTTCGTCTTCGTAGGGAACTTTCTTGCCACAAGAAGGAGC GAGATAAAGAGTTGGGGGAGCTTCAGGCCTCTTTGGAGGCGGCGCTTCGGGAGAAGGCTGCTCTTGCTGCTCAG GTCGAGCAGAGTAGCTCGTGGATTAGTCAATTGGAAGCGGAGGTCTCCGGGCTGAGGGAGCAGAGCGAGACTATGACCAGGGAATTGGCGACATCCCGTGGCCTTCTTTTGGATGCTCGTAGGGAGATTGCTACTTTGGCCGCAACTAAGTCTGAGGTCGAACGAGATGCTGCCGCTTATAAGGAGGATGCGGCCATATCGCGTGCAATGGTTCGTGACATATCCCTGGTGGCTGAGCAGAAATTG AGCCCGGAGCTTTGTGTGAGTCCTTCCACCTCTTTGCTCCAGGAAGTTTTACCtggatcttcctcttcttcttcttattttgctgTAGTCATGGCTGCTGTTTCGACACCTGATCCTCGAATGAAGGGGAGTCCTTCCCATGCTCCACCTTCG GTGCCGGGAGTTTATTCGAGGCAAGACTGGGTTCCCCGAGGGAGGAGGAGAGATTACTGGCCCAGGAATCAAGGAGCGCTGGCAAAAGGAAAGGTGTTCCGTGGTGCAGGAAGGCTTGCG TTGAAGGACAAGGCAGATGAGCTGGGACAACTCTGGGGTGAGGTCGGCAAAGCCAACCGTGAATTCACTGAGCTGCAAGCGCGTGTTAGTTCCCATTCTGaggccaaagagagggctcaggCCGCGACATCCGTTCTTGAGGCGCAATTTCAGGCCGCTCGTGCGAATGATTCTGCTCGGGCGAAGATGATCGCGAGACTCTCATTCGAGCTATCAAGAGCAAAAATCGAGGTGGTGAACATCCGGGCCGAGGTTGTAATGAATAATAACAGGGCGAAGCAAAAAATGGCGGCTCATTCAAGGAGTGTTGCTGTCGCTAAGGCTGAGCTGAAGAAGGCCCTCGATCATGCAAACAATAGTAGGAAGTATGAGAGGTGCAGGTCccggagggagaccctcgagCAGATTCATACCAGAGGCGTCGATCTTTCGGAGGAGATCGGATAA